In a genomic window of Gemmatimonadales bacterium:
- the rpmJ gene encoding 50S ribosomal protein L36, with the protein MKVRSSVKPICEHCKVVKRQGVVRIICKRNPKHKQRQG; encoded by the coding sequence GTGAAGGTTCGTTCGAGCGTGAAGCCGATTTGCGAGCACTGCAAGGTCGTCAAGCGACAGGGCGTGGTCCGCATCATCTGCAAGCGCAATCCCAAGCACAAACAGCGGCAAGGCTGA
- a CDS encoding GDP-mannose 4,6-dehydratase — translation MKVLVTGADGFVGRHLVRRLLQAGHQVAAACRPGGPEVEWTEAGPAGPAPETFRLEITDDESVRSVLAWRPDAIVHLAAVASNREASHDPGGAWLVNAAGTARLIAGAAALREAGLADPLVLVVSTGEVYGVAEPVPRVETDPLRPLSPYAASKAGAEAASLAEWRRSGLRVVIARPFPHTGAGQSAQYVAPALAQRLREARRTGAATVPTGNLDPVRDLLDVGDVVEAYSALLRLGVPGEAYNIARGEGLSVAELFERLAELIGVRARPEPDPVLRRSSDIPHLVGDSTKLRRATGWAPSISLEQTLRRLVDAEAD, via the coding sequence GTGAAGGTTCTGGTCACCGGAGCCGACGGCTTCGTTGGCCGGCATCTGGTGAGGCGGCTGCTGCAGGCGGGGCACCAGGTTGCGGCGGCGTGTCGTCCCGGTGGCCCGGAGGTCGAGTGGACCGAAGCCGGCCCCGCCGGGCCGGCTCCGGAGACGTTCCGGTTGGAGATTACCGACGACGAGTCGGTTCGCTCGGTCCTCGCCTGGCGGCCGGACGCGATCGTCCACCTGGCCGCGGTGGCGTCCAATCGCGAAGCCAGTCACGATCCGGGCGGCGCGTGGCTGGTGAACGCGGCGGGCACCGCACGCCTGATCGCGGGCGCGGCCGCGCTTCGCGAGGCTGGTCTGGCCGACCCGCTGGTGCTGGTGGTCTCCACCGGCGAGGTGTACGGCGTGGCCGAGCCGGTGCCCCGGGTCGAGACCGATCCCCTGCGGCCGCTCTCTCCCTACGCCGCCAGCAAAGCCGGTGCCGAGGCGGCCTCGCTGGCGGAGTGGCGGCGCAGCGGACTCCGGGTGGTGATCGCGCGTCCCTTTCCCCACACTGGAGCGGGACAGAGCGCCCAATACGTCGCGCCCGCGCTGGCGCAACGCCTCCGCGAGGCCCGGCGCACCGGTGCCGCCACGGTCCCGACCGGAAACCTCGACCCAGTGCGCGACCTGCTCGACGTGGGGGACGTGGTCGAGGCATACTCCGCGCTGCTCCGGCTCGGCGTGCCGGGGGAAGCGTACAACATCGCGCGGGGCGAGGGCCTCTCGGTGGCCGAGCTGTTCGAGCGACTCGCCGAGCTTATCGGGGTGCGCGCTCGGCCGGAGCCGGATCCCGTGCTGCGCCGGAGCAGCGACATTCCCCATCTCGTTGGCGATTCGACTAAACTCCGGCGCGCCACGGGGTGGGCGCCCTCGATCTCACTGGAGCAGACTCTGCGGAGACTGGTGGATGCCGAAGCGGACTGA
- the rpsK gene encoding 30S ribosomal protein S11, with amino-acid sequence MTAPAPAKAPSAKRAKKVVESEGIAHIAATFNNLLITITDLRGNTLAWGSAGKAGFKGSKKSTPFAATVAAENCGREAMNLGVRRVHVRVQGPGSGRESAIQALASVGLRVVSIRDVTPIPHNGCRPPKKRRV; translated from the coding sequence ATGACCGCTCCCGCCCCGGCCAAAGCGCCCAGCGCCAAGCGCGCCAAGAAAGTGGTCGAGTCCGAAGGCATCGCCCACATCGCGGCGACCTTCAACAACCTGCTGATCACCATCACCGACCTCAGGGGCAACACGCTGGCCTGGGGATCGGCCGGGAAGGCCGGCTTCAAGGGCTCCAAGAAGTCCACCCCCTTCGCCGCCACGGTGGCGGCAGAAAATTGCGGCCGCGAGGCGATGAACCTCGGGGTGCGCCGGGTGCACGTCCGGGTCCAGGGGCCGGGGAGCGGGCGCGAGTCCGCCATCCAGGCGCTCGCGTCGGTCGGACTGCGCGTCGTATCCATCCGGGACGTCACGCCGATTCCTCACAACGGGTGCCGTCCCCCGAAGAAGCGGCGGGTCTGA
- a CDS encoding DNA-directed RNA polymerase subunit alpha, with amino-acid sequence MTIDLTGLVRPHLVEMTKRDDNPNAAEFRLQPLERGFGYTLGNSLRRLLLSSLRGSAVWGFRLDGVVHEHQTVQGVLEDVHQVVQRLKALTLVLAEEVDEAVLHIRREGAGPVYARDIQEHGSVTVKNPEHLLFTLQDDREVSMELYVNKGRGYVEAEMHPADRSLPVDLVRIDAIYNPVRRANFSVAETRVGQRTDYDRLTVSVETNGTITPEDAIAYAAALAQVHFQYFVDFGKVPTMRDGGAGAAVAGGANLRQRLGRPIDDFGLSVRSLNSLKNSNIRTLKDLVEFSEDDLLKVKNVGEKALGEIAELLQREGLNFGMAFEETDGELRVLRPGVPPMAQPSAGAGEVF; translated from the coding sequence ATGACCATTGACCTGACCGGGTTGGTTCGTCCCCATCTCGTCGAGATGACGAAGCGGGACGACAACCCCAATGCCGCCGAGTTCCGCCTGCAGCCGCTGGAGCGGGGCTTCGGCTACACGCTGGGCAATTCGTTGCGCCGGCTCCTGCTCTCGAGCCTTCGCGGCAGCGCCGTCTGGGGCTTCCGGCTGGACGGCGTCGTACACGAGCACCAGACCGTCCAGGGCGTGCTGGAGGACGTGCACCAAGTGGTGCAGCGGCTCAAGGCGTTGACCCTGGTGCTCGCCGAAGAGGTGGACGAGGCCGTGCTCCACATCCGCCGGGAAGGCGCCGGCCCGGTGTACGCGCGCGACATCCAGGAGCATGGGTCGGTCACCGTGAAGAATCCCGAGCACCTGCTGTTCACCCTCCAGGACGACCGCGAGGTCAGCATGGAGCTGTACGTGAACAAGGGCCGGGGCTATGTGGAAGCGGAGATGCATCCCGCCGACCGGTCGCTTCCGGTCGACCTGGTCCGCATCGACGCCATCTACAATCCGGTTCGCCGGGCCAACTTCTCGGTGGCCGAGACCCGCGTCGGTCAGCGCACCGACTACGACCGGCTCACCGTGTCGGTCGAGACCAACGGGACCATCACCCCGGAAGACGCGATCGCCTACGCGGCCGCGCTGGCCCAGGTGCATTTCCAGTATTTCGTCGACTTCGGCAAGGTGCCCACCATGCGCGATGGCGGGGCCGGCGCCGCCGTGGCTGGCGGGGCCAACCTCCGGCAGCGCCTGGGCCGGCCGATCGACGACTTCGGCCTCTCGGTGCGGTCGCTCAACTCGCTCAAGAACTCGAACATCCGCACCCTCAAAGATCTGGTCGAGTTCTCCGAGGACGACCTGCTCAAGGTCAAGAACGTGGGCGAGAAGGCCCTGGGCGAGATCGCCGAGCTGCTGCAGCGGGAAGGGCTCAACTTCGGCATGGCGTTCGAGGAGACCGACGGGGAGCTGCGCGTGCTGCGCCCCGGCGTGCCCCCCATGGCACAGCCGTCGGCCGGGGCAGGAGAGGTGTTCTGA
- the rplQ gene encoding 50S ribosomal protein L17, translating to MRHRAKGRQLSRTSTHRRAMLNNMATSLFDHGRVITTEAKAKELRPFAEKLITLARRGDLHARRLVQRRIKDRETLSRLFAEIGPRFAARPGGYTRILKLGHRSGDGADIARIELLSE from the coding sequence ATGCGGCACCGGGCCAAGGGTCGCCAGCTCTCCCGCACCTCGACCCATCGGCGCGCCATGCTCAACAACATGGCCACCAGTCTGTTCGACCACGGCCGGGTGATCACCACCGAGGCCAAGGCCAAGGAGCTGCGTCCGTTTGCCGAGAAGCTGATCACCCTGGCCCGCCGGGGCGATCTGCACGCCCGGCGGCTGGTTCAGCGGCGGATCAAGGACCGGGAAACCCTGTCCCGGCTCTTCGCCGAGATCGGGCCGCGCTTTGCCGCGCGGCCCGGTGGCTATACCCGGATTCTCAAGCTGGGTCACCGCTCCGGCGACGGCGCGGACATCGCGCGGATCGAGCTGCTCTCCGAGTGA
- the gmd gene encoding GDP-mannose 4,6-dehydratase — protein MPKALITGVTGQDGSYLAELLLQKGYEVVGVVRRTSHHSYERIEHLLDRIEVVAADLLDQHSLTVVLQESRPDEVYNLAAQSYVPTSWSQPVLTGEFTALGVTRILEAIRLVHPVARFYQASSSEMFGKVTQTPQREDTPFYPRSPYGVAKVYGHWITVNYRESYGLYAVSGILFNHESPRRGIEFVTRKVTDGVARIKLGLAREIRLGNLDARRDWGFAGDYVEAMWRILQREGPQDYVVGTGEAHSVRDLVEVAFAHVGLDWRKHVVSDPKYFRPAEVDVLIADPSKACRELGWSPRIGFADLVKMMVDADLDRLRGSHRS, from the coding sequence ATGCCTAAGGCGCTGATCACCGGTGTGACCGGGCAGGACGGCTCCTACCTCGCCGAGCTGCTGCTGCAGAAGGGGTACGAGGTGGTGGGAGTGGTCCGCCGGACCAGCCACCACAGCTACGAGCGGATCGAGCACCTGCTCGACCGGATCGAGGTGGTCGCCGCGGACCTGCTGGACCAGCATTCCCTCACGGTGGTGCTGCAGGAGTCCCGGCCGGACGAGGTGTACAATCTCGCCGCGCAATCGTACGTGCCCACCTCCTGGAGCCAGCCGGTGCTCACGGGCGAGTTCACCGCGCTCGGAGTCACCCGCATCCTGGAGGCGATCCGTCTGGTTCACCCGGTGGCGCGCTTCTATCAGGCGAGTTCGTCCGAGATGTTCGGCAAGGTGACCCAGACACCGCAGCGGGAGGACACCCCGTTTTATCCGCGCTCTCCCTACGGCGTGGCCAAGGTGTACGGGCACTGGATCACGGTGAACTATCGCGAGTCGTACGGGCTCTACGCCGTGAGCGGGATCCTCTTCAACCACGAGTCGCCCCGGCGGGGGATCGAGTTCGTCACCCGGAAGGTGACCGACGGCGTGGCCCGCATCAAGCTGGGGCTGGCGCGGGAGATCCGGCTGGGCAACCTGGACGCCCGGCGGGATTGGGGCTTTGCCGGAGACTACGTCGAAGCGATGTGGCGGATACTGCAGCGGGAGGGGCCCCAGGACTACGTGGTCGGTACCGGTGAGGCCCACAGCGTTCGGGATCTGGTGGAGGTCGCCTTTGCCCACGTCGGGCTCGACTGGCGGAAGCACGTCGTGAGCGATCCCAAGTACTTCCGCCCCGCCGAGGTGGACGTGCTGATCGCGGACCCCAGCAAAGCCTGCCGTGAGCTCGGCTGGTCCCCGCGGATCGGCTTCGCCGATCTGGTGAAAATGATGGTCGACGCCGATCTCGACCGGCTCAGAGGGAGCCACCGGTCGTGA
- the rpsM gene encoding 30S ribosomal protein S13 yields MARIAGVDLPREKRVEIALTYIFGIGRPTSSRLLSETGVSPDTRVRDLSDNEVARLRQIIERSVKVEGALRTEVAMNIKRLMDIGSYRGIRHRRGLPVRGQRTHTNARTKKGPRRAIAGKKKVTKK; encoded by the coding sequence ATGGCGCGCATCGCGGGCGTGGACCTTCCACGCGAGAAGCGTGTCGAAATCGCCCTGACCTACATTTTCGGGATCGGCCGTCCCACCAGCAGCCGGCTCCTCAGCGAAACCGGTGTGAGCCCCGATACCCGGGTCCGGGACCTCTCGGACAACGAAGTGGCGCGGCTCCGTCAGATCATCGAGCGCTCGGTGAAGGTCGAAGGCGCCCTTCGCACCGAAGTGGCGATGAATATCAAGCGCCTGATGGATATCGGCAGTTACCGGGGCATCCGCCACCGCCGGGGCCTCCCGGTCCGCGGCCAGCGGACCCACACCAACGCGCGCACCAAGAAGGGTCCGCGCCGGGCCATCGCCGGCAAGAAGAAAGTGACCAAGAAGTAA
- the rpsD gene encoding 30S ribosomal protein S4 has protein sequence MSRYVGPSCRLCRREATKLFLKGTKCLTEKCPVERRAYAPGQHGQSGGRQRKASEYAKQMREKQKVKRMYGLSERQFRNTFEDVTREPGVKGTNLLVALETRLDNVVYRLGFASSRKAARQLITHGHVEVNGHRVDIPSYGVIPGEEVRVAAPSRENVSVKLAQESASRGQPVSWLSVDSDKAAGRLLERPTRDAIPINAQEQLIVELYSK, from the coding sequence ATGTCGAGATACGTCGGACCGAGCTGCCGCCTCTGCCGCCGCGAGGCCACCAAGCTGTTCCTCAAGGGCACCAAGTGTCTCACCGAGAAGTGCCCGGTCGAGCGCCGCGCCTATGCACCCGGCCAGCACGGCCAGAGCGGCGGGCGCCAGCGGAAGGCCTCGGAGTACGCCAAGCAGATGCGGGAGAAGCAGAAAGTGAAGCGGATGTACGGCCTCTCCGAGCGCCAGTTCCGCAACACCTTCGAGGACGTGACCCGCGAGCCGGGGGTGAAGGGCACCAACCTCCTCGTCGCGCTCGAGACCCGGCTGGACAACGTGGTCTACCGGCTGGGCTTCGCGTCCAGCCGCAAGGCCGCGCGCCAGCTGATCACCCATGGGCACGTCGAAGTGAACGGCCACCGGGTCGACATTCCCTCGTACGGCGTCATTCCCGGTGAGGAAGTCCGGGTCGCGGCGCCCAGCCGGGAGAACGTCTCGGTCAAGCTGGCCCAGGAGAGCGCCTCCCGCGGTCAGCCGGTTTCCTGGCTCTCGGTGGACAGCGACAAGGCGGCCGGGCGGCTGCTGGAGCGGCCCACCCGCGATGCCATCCCGATCAATGCGCAAGAACAGCTCATCGTCGAGCTCTACTCGAAGTGA
- the carB gene encoding carbamoyl-phosphate synthase large subunit yields the protein MPKRTDLETILLIGSGPIVIGQGAEFDYSGTQAVRALKEEGYRVILVNSNPATIMTDPELADRTYIEPVTPEWVAKVIERERPDALLPTMGGQTALNVAMALQRDGTLEKYGVELIGANERAIRLAEDRQEFADAMRRIGLATPQGRTIRSVEEALDAVEVTGYPAILRPSFTLGGTGGGIAYNLEEFETLVRRGLDLSPVGSVLVERSIIGWKEFELEVMRDGADNVVIVCSIENLDPMGVHTGDSITVAPAMTLTDREYQVMRDASIRIIREVGVAAGGCNIQFAVDPVTGEQLVIEMNPRVSRSSALASKATGFPIARIGTKVAVGYRLDELPNDITRTTPASFEPVLDYVVVKIPRFAFEKFPTADPTLTTQMKSVGEAMAIGRTFKEAFQKGLRGLEADRIGWVMGAVPADDRLQDGSLETVLAALRRPTPERIFQVKRALQLGASVEAVAERTGIDPWFLHQLAELLEAERAWAASAPAGEEEARSALRRMKRLGFADRQLAELRGISEEAVRTERHRLGIRPAYKTVDTCAGEFPSSTPYLYSSYDEENEARTSGEPTVVILGSGPNRIGQGVEFDYCCVRAAIAFRELGYRTVMVNSNPETVSTDFDISDALYFEPLTLEDVLEIVAVEQPVGVVVQFGGQTPLRLARGLERERIAILGTSSEAIDLAEDRGRFEAITRELGVAQPPSGVAFSVQEAVGVAARVGYPVLVRPSYVLGGRAMEIVYDDASLRSYFERAVRVAPEHPVLIDSFLEDDFEADVDAIADGTRCVIGGVMQHIEDAGIHSGDSACVLPPYLITESQVEEMRRHTRAFAERLGVVGLLNVQYAIKHGVVYVLEVNPRGSRTVPFVSKTTGVPLASLAAAIMTGKTLDDLGLVDDVLQPYVAVKEAVFPFSKLPGVDLILGPEMRSTGEVMGIADSFGMAFAKAQISAEGALPLDGAVFVTVNDHDKGTVVPIARRFHALGFRVLGTEGTARYLRARGIPTERVLKVHEGRPNAIDLLVSGQIQLLINTPLGKLSQQDDYAIRRAALQHRVPYTTTLSGASAACDAIIALRSRAGEVRSLQEWHAMAREMSPEWTG from the coding sequence ATGCCGAAGCGGACTGACCTGGAAACGATTCTCCTCATCGGCTCGGGCCCCATCGTCATCGGGCAGGGGGCCGAGTTCGACTACTCGGGCACCCAGGCCGTGCGGGCGCTCAAGGAAGAGGGCTATCGCGTCATCCTGGTCAATTCCAATCCAGCCACCATCATGACCGATCCCGAGCTGGCCGACCGGACTTACATCGAGCCGGTGACGCCGGAGTGGGTGGCCAAGGTCATCGAGCGGGAGCGCCCTGATGCTCTGCTTCCCACGATGGGCGGGCAGACCGCGCTCAACGTGGCCATGGCCCTGCAGCGGGACGGCACCCTGGAGAAGTACGGTGTGGAGCTGATCGGCGCCAACGAGCGCGCCATCCGGCTGGCCGAGGACCGCCAGGAGTTCGCCGATGCGATGCGCCGGATCGGGCTGGCCACGCCCCAGGGGCGCACCATCCGGAGCGTGGAGGAGGCGCTGGACGCCGTGGAGGTGACCGGCTACCCGGCCATTCTTCGGCCCTCCTTCACGTTGGGCGGTACCGGTGGCGGCATCGCCTACAATCTGGAGGAGTTCGAGACCTTGGTCCGGCGTGGGCTGGATCTCTCTCCGGTCGGCTCCGTGCTGGTGGAGCGCAGCATCATCGGCTGGAAGGAGTTCGAGCTCGAGGTGATGCGGGACGGCGCGGACAATGTGGTGATCGTCTGCTCGATCGAGAACCTCGATCCGATGGGCGTCCACACCGGCGATTCCATCACCGTGGCTCCGGCGATGACGCTGACCGACCGGGAGTATCAGGTCATGCGCGACGCGTCGATCCGGATCATCCGGGAGGTTGGGGTGGCGGCCGGCGGCTGCAACATCCAGTTCGCCGTCGATCCCGTGACTGGCGAGCAGCTGGTCATCGAGATGAACCCACGGGTGTCTCGCTCCTCGGCACTGGCCTCCAAGGCCACCGGTTTCCCAATCGCGCGGATCGGGACCAAGGTGGCGGTGGGATACCGGCTGGACGAGCTGCCCAACGACATCACCCGCACCACGCCCGCCTCGTTCGAACCGGTGCTGGACTACGTGGTGGTGAAGATCCCCCGCTTCGCCTTCGAGAAGTTCCCCACCGCCGACCCGACGCTCACCACCCAGATGAAATCGGTGGGCGAGGCGATGGCGATCGGACGCACCTTCAAGGAGGCCTTCCAGAAAGGACTCCGTGGACTGGAAGCCGACCGGATCGGGTGGGTGATGGGCGCCGTGCCCGCCGACGACCGGCTCCAGGACGGCAGCCTGGAGACCGTGCTCGCGGCGCTCCGGAGGCCGACACCCGAGCGCATCTTCCAGGTCAAGCGGGCCCTCCAGCTCGGCGCCTCGGTCGAGGCGGTGGCCGAGCGGACCGGAATCGACCCCTGGTTCCTCCACCAGCTCGCCGAGTTGTTAGAGGCGGAGCGCGCGTGGGCCGCATCGGCCCCGGCGGGTGAAGAGGAGGCCCGCTCCGCGCTCCGCCGGATGAAGCGGCTGGGCTTCGCCGACCGCCAGCTCGCCGAGCTCCGCGGGATCAGCGAAGAGGCGGTCCGCACCGAGCGGCACCGCCTGGGGATCCGGCCGGCCTATAAGACCGTGGACACCTGCGCCGGCGAGTTCCCCTCCTCGACACCGTACCTCTACAGCTCCTACGACGAGGAGAACGAGGCCCGCACCAGCGGCGAGCCGACCGTCGTCATCCTCGGCAGCGGGCCCAACCGGATCGGCCAGGGAGTCGAGTTCGACTATTGCTGTGTCCGCGCGGCGATCGCCTTCCGGGAGCTGGGGTACCGCACCGTCATGGTGAACTCCAACCCCGAGACGGTCTCCACCGACTTCGACATCTCCGACGCGCTCTACTTCGAGCCGCTCACGCTGGAGGACGTGCTGGAGATCGTGGCGGTGGAACAGCCGGTCGGCGTGGTGGTCCAATTCGGCGGGCAGACGCCGCTCCGGCTGGCGCGGGGGCTCGAGCGCGAGCGGATCGCCATCCTAGGCACCTCGTCGGAGGCCATCGACCTGGCGGAGGACCGCGGGCGCTTCGAGGCGATCACCCGCGAACTCGGCGTGGCCCAGCCGCCGAGCGGAGTCGCGTTCTCGGTGCAGGAGGCCGTGGGCGTGGCCGCCCGGGTGGGATATCCGGTGCTGGTGCGCCCCTCCTACGTGCTCGGCGGCCGCGCGATGGAAATCGTGTATGACGACGCGTCGCTCCGGAGCTACTTCGAACGGGCGGTGCGGGTCGCGCCCGAGCACCCGGTGCTGATCGACAGCTTCCTGGAAGACGACTTCGAGGCCGATGTCGACGCCATCGCCGACGGCACCCGCTGCGTGATCGGCGGGGTGATGCAGCACATCGAAGACGCCGGCATTCACTCGGGCGACTCGGCCTGCGTGCTGCCGCCGTATCTCATCACCGAGAGCCAGGTGGAGGAGATGCGGCGGCACACCCGGGCCTTCGCCGAGCGGCTCGGTGTGGTGGGTCTTCTCAACGTGCAATATGCCATCAAGCACGGGGTGGTCTACGTGCTGGAGGTGAACCCGCGCGGATCGCGGACGGTGCCGTTCGTCTCCAAGACCACCGGCGTCCCGCTGGCCAGCCTGGCCGCCGCGATCATGACCGGCAAGACGCTCGACGACCTGGGGCTGGTGGACGACGTGCTGCAGCCATACGTCGCGGTGAAGGAGGCGGTCTTTCCCTTCAGCAAGCTCCCCGGGGTGGACCTGATCCTGGGCCCCGAGATGCGCTCGACCGGCGAAGTGATGGGCATCGCCGATTCCTTCGGCATGGCGTTCGCCAAGGCCCAGATCTCCGCCGAGGGCGCCCTTCCCCTGGACGGCGCGGTGTTCGTGACGGTCAACGACCACGACAAAGGCACCGTAGTTCCCATCGCCCGGCGCTTCCACGCCCTCGGATTCCGGGTGCTCGGCACCGAGGGCACCGCGCGCTACCTGCGCGCGCGCGGCATCCCCACCGAGCGGGTGCTGAAGGTGCACGAGGGCCGGCCCAACGCCATCGATCTGCTGGTCTCGGGGCAGATCCAACTCCTCATCAATACGCCGCTGGGAAAGCTCAGCCAGCAGGACGACTACGCCATCCGCCGGGCCGCCCTGCAGCACCGGGTGCCCTACACCACCACACTCTCCGGCGCCTCCGCAGCGTGCGACGCCATCATCGCGCTCCGCAGCCGGGCCGGAGA
- the rpmB gene encoding 50S ribosomal protein L28: MARVCTVCAKGPVTGNNVSHANNRTKRRWYPNLQTVRILVDGAPKRVRVCTQCLKSNRIKKAS; the protein is encoded by the coding sequence ATGGCACGGGTCTGTACCGTGTGCGCCAAGGGGCCGGTCACCGGCAACAACGTGAGTCACGCGAACAACCGCACCAAGCGGCGCTGGTATCCCAACCTGCAGACGGTCCGGATATTGGTCGATGGCGCACCCAAGCGGGTCCGGGTGTGTACGCAGTGCCTGAAGAGTAACCGAATCAAGAAGGCCAGCTGA